TCGCTTACCAGAGCAGCAAAACCATCTATCAAGTCAAGCATGGGATGCTCTCGGACTACTTGATTGCACAACTCAAGCATCCGTCTGTTCAGATGGCTCTTGCGTAAGTCCTGCCACAGAGAAAACCGAGGGCTGGGAGGAACGGTCTTAGCTTAGACACAAAAGACCTCAGCATCATTAAACTAGCCAAAACAAGCAAACTAACACAGCCAAGCGTTACATTCAGGCTTTGTCTACCCGTTTTGGTTGGTCTGTGAGACCTAGATCTAATCCACCTCATCTAACTGCTACGTCAACCCTACTCAGAATTCCTCATATTACTATTCATATTTGAAACAGAGAGCGATTGTTTGTACTAATCAAAGGGATGATCGTTACTAGACCATCCCTTCAAACGCCGCAGCAATACCTACTACTTATTAGTAAGACGATGGGATGTTCTGAGTCATATCTTTTTCAGGTAGGTGTCGTTCTCGCTTATCTATATCTGTTATCAGCTTTATTTTGCTTTTTTCGACTTCTAGGTTAATCATTAATCGACCACTAGTCATTTGCATCGCTGTAATACAGAAAAGTGTAGAAACCCACAGTATGCAGATAGCAGTTATGGACTGCCAAGCAAATAGTCCAAGCTTAGAACTTTGACCAATCTCTTTCTTTTGGGCCAGTTGTAGTTCTCTATCAGTTGGCAATGCTTGCTTTGAAAGTAAATGTTTGGGCTCTAAAGTGGGAGCGATCGCGTCATAATTCTTCTCGGCCTTTTTCGATGCAAGGCCATTAGCTGCCACCTCTAGAATCTGAGCCATAAACTTGTTCATTTTCAACTCCACAATTGAACAAGTTCTTCGCAGCCTGTATAACGGCTAACCTGTCAACATTTTTCTGTGAAATATAAACGAAAGATCAGCATTCAGGCTATTCATTATCGAAAACATTTGAAATTAAACACCTTGTGATATGCACATATAAAGGTCAAAATTCAAAGTCTCGCTATACTTGAGTGTATAGGTACCTAAATCCAGGCGTACAACCAAATACTGCGATCGCTTCAGAGGAATGAGCTTTGAAGTAAAAATCTTTATGGTTCTCAGTTCACCCAGCTAGAGAGATTATCGAAGATAATCTCTCTAGCTGGGTGAACTTATTTAATAAGAATTGAAGACTTAAGTTCTTAGTACTATTTAGTAGCGATCGCGTCAGGATTCTTCTCGGGCTTTTTCGATGCAAGACTATTAGCTGTCACCTCTAGAATCTGAGCCATAAACTTGTTCATTTTCAACTCCACAATTGAGCAAGCTCACTCTGCCTGTATAACGACTAACCTGTCAACATTTTTCCATGACATACAAACAAAAGATTGCATTCAGCTCAAAAGAATCTTTAGATTACGGGCCGAAAAATATACAAAGCTGACACTATTTCCCTCACTAATAAGCTTTGTAGACAGTGTGGCAGTTAATGCGTTTTATTAGCTTTTATCAGCTCTTCATATAAAGCCGATGAATTTATTGACAGCATTTATCCAGAAATTGATCGCCCCACAGGTAGCAGGGCAGTTACTTAATTGGAACCAAATTTTTGTTTGGCTTGCTCGTAGACTTCGACCGTGATTTGGTTGATGCCTGCCTCTTGAGCAAACTTCTCGATTTTTTTGCGGGCAGCTGGACGAACAAAGAAGGGAATTTCTTTGAGACGGGCTTCTGCGTCAGTGGTCCACTGAATTGCATCACTCATCGTCTGTATCTCCTATGGGCTCATTGATTTGGGCTTTGCACCATTTTTAGAGCGTAGACTTGCCTGGAACAGATGGCAAGAAAAAATCCAGACTTAAATTATTTTTATACCGTGAACCTACCGAGCTCAGCCGACAGGGTGAAAAAGC
This genomic stretch from Trichocoleus sp. FACHB-46 harbors:
- a CDS encoding PCP reductase family protein, translated to MSDAIQWTTDAEARLKEIPFFVRPAARKKIEKFAQEAGINQITVEVYEQAKQKFGSN